One segment of Rubripirellula amarantea DNA contains the following:
- the pgi gene encoding glucose-6-phosphate isomerase, with product MSNTLVQSDAWKNLQQHHTEIKDRHLRDLFAEDSTRGKKFTLEAAGLFLDYSKNRMTGETMKLLVALARSATLPDRIEAMFSGQKINTTEDRAVLHTALRAPRGAEVVFDGKNVVPDVHEVLDRMASFVNRISSGEWKGHTGKKIRNVVNIGIGGSDLGPVMAYEALRHYSNRELTMRFVSNVDATDFAESTQGLDPAETLFIVASKTFTTQETMTNANTARAWLLDGLEGDKSAVAKHFVALSTNAEAVRAFGIDTDNMFGFWDWVGGRYSMDSAIGLSTMLAIGPDGFREMLAGFHEMDTHYRTAPLDQNMPVIMGLLGLWYSNFFGAQTLAVLPYDQYLSRFPAYLQQLTMESNGKSVTLEGKRVSYDTGAVYWGEPGTNGQHSFYQLIHQGTHLIPCDFIAFANSLNPIGDHHDKLMANVFAQGEALAMGKTADQVRAEGTSESLVPHRVFEGNRPSNTLLIDKLTPRVLGSLVALYEHCVFTQGVIWNINPFDQWGVELGKQLAKAIIPELQSSDVKLSHDSSTNALIERYRTTKSS from the coding sequence ATGTCGAACACGCTTGTCCAAAGTGATGCTTGGAAGAATTTGCAACAGCACCACACGGAGATCAAGGACCGGCACCTGCGCGACTTGTTTGCGGAAGACTCGACACGAGGAAAGAAGTTCACCCTCGAAGCCGCCGGTTTGTTCCTGGATTATTCCAAGAACCGAATGACCGGTGAAACAATGAAGTTGCTGGTCGCGTTGGCTCGAAGTGCCACTTTGCCCGATCGCATCGAAGCGATGTTTTCCGGCCAAAAAATCAATACGACTGAGGACCGGGCGGTATTGCACACAGCCTTGCGAGCACCACGTGGGGCCGAGGTTGTATTCGATGGCAAGAATGTCGTTCCCGACGTTCACGAAGTGCTCGACCGAATGGCAAGCTTCGTGAACCGTATCTCAAGCGGCGAATGGAAGGGGCACACGGGCAAAAAAATTCGAAACGTCGTCAATATTGGTATCGGCGGGTCGGACCTCGGTCCGGTAATGGCATACGAGGCATTGCGACATTACAGCAATCGTGAGTTGACAATGCGATTCGTTTCTAATGTCGATGCGACTGACTTTGCTGAGTCGACCCAGGGCCTTGATCCTGCTGAGACTCTTTTCATCGTGGCCTCGAAAACGTTCACAACTCAGGAAACCATGACCAACGCAAATACCGCGCGTGCTTGGTTGCTTGATGGTCTCGAGGGTGACAAGTCAGCGGTTGCCAAGCATTTCGTTGCTCTATCGACAAATGCCGAAGCGGTACGAGCGTTCGGGATCGATACCGACAACATGTTTGGCTTCTGGGATTGGGTCGGCGGTCGCTATTCGATGGACTCGGCAATTGGCTTGTCGACAATGTTGGCGATTGGGCCCGATGGTTTTCGAGAAATGCTTGCGGGGTTCCACGAGATGGACACCCATTATCGGACCGCTCCCCTGGATCAGAACATGCCAGTCATCATGGGCTTGTTGGGGCTTTGGTATTCCAACTTTTTCGGAGCTCAAACGCTTGCCGTGTTGCCATACGACCAGTATCTCAGTCGTTTTCCTGCTTACCTGCAACAGTTGACAATGGAAAGCAATGGCAAGAGTGTCACGCTTGAAGGCAAGCGAGTGAGCTATGACACTGGTGCAGTCTATTGGGGCGAACCAGGTACGAATGGGCAACACTCGTTCTATCAGTTGATCCATCAGGGGACACATTTGATCCCCTGCGACTTCATCGCGTTCGCGAATTCGCTCAATCCCATTGGTGACCATCACGACAAGTTGATGGCGAACGTATTTGCCCAAGGTGAAGCGCTGGCCATGGGCAAGACTGCTGATCAGGTGCGTGCGGAAGGCACTAGCGAATCACTGGTACCTCATCGCGTTTTCGAGGGCAATCGACCGTCGAATACATTGCTGATAGACAAGCTCACCCCTCGAGTACTTGGATCATTGGTTGCCCTGTATGAGCATTGCGTGTTCACCCAAGGCGTGATCTGGAACATCAATCCCTTCGATCAGTGGGGCGTCGAGCTTGGAAAGCAACTTGCGAAGGCGATCATCCCAGAACTGCAGTCAAGCGATGTCAAACTTTCGCATGACAGTTCGACGAATGCACTGATTGAACGCTACCGTACGACGAAGAGTTCGTAG
- a CDS encoding PVC-type heme-binding CxxCH protein — protein sequence MRPFFVAVLVSFAGHAASHEPTSFDHSIGAIGFSIPDGFDIERIAGEPLIKWPIVADFDRDGNLVVAESGGVGTPIDAHNQKQLHKIIRLVDTDRDGSFDERIVVADQFAFPEGVLCVGDSILVAAPPQIWKLTDRDGDGVCEERSVWFDGGTVTYCANDLHGPYLGPDGWIYWCKGAFAKQSHMLVDGREIQSSASHIYRRKLDGGPIDMVVAGGMDNPVEVAFTSTGEPFFTSTYLVHPNNGKRDGIAHAVYGSLFGKDHSVIQDHIRTGDLMPVMTQLGAAAPSGLACLNRYDIVPFDSNGNDVLVAAQFNRQRVTAHRLIPMGSSFKTEDHDLLIADRIDFHPTDVVEDADGSLIVVDTGGWYDLCCPTSRVNQKTASGGIYRLSKRQESTTQTRQPVIWSTLTRNQNCELVLDSRPWVAREATLRLTDADIGKLRELAMIPRSSTASRLRCIGALTSLGSPAALNQIASFIDDPHVPVAIAAVRAISLHRDSRAVAKLVNLIDHDNLFLRRAAVEALGRAGDSDSILRLFSTDDEGDRHLAHSIAFALIALSRAHPELDLLQIASNDDEKRLALLAVSQIDNGSRLKPADVFALASSDDESLSNLAITVLAEHPAWAQELMPFLQTYWSDLNHHGDKLATLLSHWKYNPEIQDLIRDWIWSVSGIDDDPQRRIHETYLAEHFDKVSPPKLPAAWIEPLAHWLRSSEGRTKLALSIALSKVDADLATSEALIEAIGSLADQSAETGQKLRWLRCLPSGSGINETTTESVMVDAFSNLDHSDHDVAKEAMRRVSLSASAARKVLDSLASLPSLDLPIAIQAIKRLDDETLNLSLLKRLRELNSAKTLAPNYLTNAFKDSSPRVTSEAQETCEAIARPPVEIGDAVAVWQLKLVPGDPVKGLQIFHGTKAQCGACHTMGFVGGNVGPDLTRIGSSRTMEAMLEAILYPSQRLEQNYRSTKILTIDGEVLNGLVKRRTTAVVELQISADETKMISTDEIEDERPSEISVMPTGLAEQLSIEELSDLMALLQAAK from the coding sequence ATGCGACCTTTCTTCGTTGCAGTGCTCGTGAGCTTCGCCGGCCATGCCGCGTCTCATGAGCCAACGTCTTTCGATCATTCCATTGGGGCCATTGGCTTTTCGATTCCTGATGGGTTCGACATTGAAAGGATCGCCGGCGAACCATTGATCAAATGGCCGATTGTGGCGGATTTTGATCGCGACGGAAACCTTGTGGTTGCTGAATCGGGCGGTGTGGGCACGCCAATTGACGCGCACAACCAAAAGCAGCTTCACAAGATCATTCGACTTGTCGATACCGATCGCGATGGTAGTTTTGACGAACGCATTGTTGTCGCTGATCAATTTGCCTTTCCTGAAGGAGTGCTTTGCGTTGGCGACAGCATCCTTGTAGCTGCACCGCCACAGATTTGGAAATTGACCGATAGAGACGGCGATGGCGTTTGTGAAGAACGTAGTGTTTGGTTCGATGGTGGAACGGTGACGTACTGTGCCAACGACCTGCATGGTCCGTATCTCGGACCGGATGGCTGGATCTATTGGTGCAAAGGAGCGTTCGCGAAACAAAGCCATATGTTGGTTGATGGGCGCGAGATCCAATCATCCGCTTCTCACATCTATCGCCGCAAACTTGATGGCGGGCCGATCGACATGGTAGTTGCCGGTGGCATGGATAACCCCGTCGAAGTAGCCTTCACTTCAACCGGTGAACCGTTCTTTACCAGCACTTACCTTGTTCATCCGAACAACGGAAAACGAGACGGAATTGCTCACGCGGTTTACGGGTCCCTGTTTGGAAAAGACCACTCCGTCATTCAAGATCACATCAGGACAGGTGACCTGATGCCCGTTATGACTCAACTCGGCGCGGCTGCTCCCAGCGGACTTGCGTGCTTGAATCGTTATGACATAGTCCCATTCGATTCAAACGGTAATGATGTCTTAGTAGCAGCCCAATTCAATCGGCAACGGGTAACTGCTCATCGGTTGATCCCAATGGGCTCTAGTTTTAAGACAGAAGACCACGACTTGCTGATCGCTGACCGCATTGACTTTCATCCGACTGATGTCGTTGAGGACGCGGACGGAAGTTTGATCGTGGTCGATACCGGTGGTTGGTACGACCTATGTTGCCCCACGTCCCGGGTCAATCAGAAAACAGCAAGCGGCGGAATCTATCGACTCTCGAAGCGTCAAGAATCGACCACCCAAACACGGCAACCGGTCATCTGGTCGACGCTTACGCGAAACCAAAATTGCGAGCTTGTTCTCGACTCCCGACCTTGGGTTGCCCGCGAGGCAACTCTGCGGTTAACCGACGCGGATATCGGCAAGCTTCGGGAGCTAGCGATGATTCCACGATCTTCAACCGCGAGTCGGCTGCGCTGCATCGGTGCACTAACGAGCCTAGGAAGTCCCGCCGCGCTCAACCAGATCGCTTCATTCATCGACGACCCCCATGTTCCGGTGGCTATCGCAGCGGTGCGAGCAATCTCGCTTCACCGAGACAGTCGAGCAGTTGCAAAACTCGTCAATTTGATCGATCACGACAACCTTTTTCTGCGTCGCGCAGCGGTGGAAGCTCTCGGCAGAGCAGGGGATAGCGATTCCATTTTACGCCTCTTCTCGACCGACGACGAAGGAGATCGTCATCTCGCTCATTCAATCGCATTCGCCTTGATTGCGTTGTCGCGAGCGCATCCTGAACTCGACTTGCTACAGATTGCGAGCAACGACGACGAGAAGCGACTTGCTTTGCTGGCTGTTTCTCAAATTGATAACGGGTCACGACTCAAGCCCGCTGATGTTTTCGCCTTGGCAAGTAGCGATGACGAATCCTTGTCAAACCTTGCCATCACCGTTCTCGCTGAGCATCCTGCGTGGGCACAAGAACTTATGCCTTTCCTACAGACATATTGGTCTGACCTAAACCATCACGGTGACAAACTTGCGACGCTGCTGTCTCACTGGAAATACAATCCAGAAATTCAAGACTTAATCAGAGATTGGATTTGGTCGGTTTCAGGCATCGACGATGATCCGCAGCGCCGTATTCATGAAACCTACTTGGCCGAGCATTTCGATAAAGTTTCACCCCCGAAACTTCCGGCCGCCTGGATTGAACCATTGGCGCACTGGCTGCGATCCAGTGAAGGGCGTACGAAACTTGCACTTTCGATTGCGTTGTCCAAAGTGGATGCGGATCTTGCAACTTCTGAAGCGTTGATTGAGGCTATAGGAAGCTTGGCTGATCAATCCGCAGAAACAGGCCAGAAATTGCGTTGGTTGCGATGTCTGCCGTCGGGATCTGGAATCAACGAGACAACCACAGAATCCGTGATGGTCGATGCGTTTTCTAATCTCGATCACTCCGATCACGATGTGGCGAAGGAGGCGATGCGTCGAGTCAGTCTATCCGCGTCAGCAGCCCGCAAGGTGCTTGATAGTCTTGCATCATTACCCTCGCTGGATTTGCCTATCGCAATCCAAGCGATCAAGCGGCTAGACGATGAAACCTTAAACTTGTCATTGCTGAAGCGGCTACGGGAGCTCAATTCTGCGAAGACGCTCGCACCCAACTACTTGACGAATGCGTTCAAGGATTCATCGCCGCGTGTTACCAGCGAGGCTCAAGAAACGTGTGAGGCTATTGCTAGACCACCGGTGGAAATCGGTGATGCCGTCGCGGTTTGGCAATTAAAATTGGTTCCTGGGGATCCGGTCAAAGGCTTGCAGATTTTCCACGGCACGAAAGCCCAATGCGGCGCATGCCACACCATGGGTTTCGTGGGCGGAAACGTGGGTCCCGATCTAACTCGCATTGGTTCGTCGCGAACGATGGAAGCAATGCTTGAAGCGATTCTTTACCCGAGCCAGCGACTGGAACAGAACTATCGCTCGACAAAAATCTTGACGATCGACGGCGAAGTTTTAAACGGGCTAGTGAAGCGACGCACAACCGCGGTGGTTGAGCTTCAAATCTCAGCGGACGAGACGAAAATGATCTCCACCGACGAAATCGAGGACGAGCGTCCCAGCGAAATATCCGTAATGCCCACCGGACTTGCTGAACAACTCTCCATCGAAGAGTTGTCGGACCTGATGGCGCTTCTGCAAGCAGCAAAGTAG
- a CDS encoding sulfite reductase subunit alpha, translating into MSSFIPSSAPFNEEQRAWLNGFFAGMMGIQPGMDAGTALATAGVATELIGEDSEEDDDFPWHDSTLPIVERMEMAEGKPLKRKLMAAMAQLNCGSCGYLCQTYAEAIESGAESNVTLCSPGGKETKQMIKQLLKEGGSAETNGKSATNGTPATNGAANGYSRSNPYGAAIIESRPLNKEGSAKDTRHVAIDLAGSGLNYEVGDALGIYPENCGELVSQIIDRIGADPNLSLTSSDGSRKTLREALQQDFCLKDPSDELLLLVIARANEETAKDLLHTMIDEGVPEGFDVLDVLEVANVESLTCTEFLETLEPLNPRLYSIASSMSQVGDQVHLTVGKVVYEREGRVRKGAASTMLADRVVQGSTVRVFTQPNHGGFTIPRDPNSPMIMVGPGTGIAPFMAFLQERNAQKSPGKNWLFFGDQHEAFDFLYEDELKKYASSGLLTKLDTAFSRDGDKKVYVQDRMRENASELWQWIQEGGYFFVCGDASRMAADVDRALADIIAEQGNMSADDAKAYLKRLVDEKRYVRDVY; encoded by the coding sequence ATGAGTAGTTTCATTCCAAGTAGCGCGCCGTTCAACGAAGAACAACGTGCGTGGTTAAATGGATTCTTCGCTGGCATGATGGGGATCCAGCCAGGAATGGATGCCGGTACCGCTTTAGCGACGGCCGGTGTTGCCACCGAATTGATTGGTGAGGATAGCGAAGAAGACGATGACTTTCCCTGGCACGATTCCACACTTCCGATCGTCGAGCGAATGGAAATGGCGGAAGGAAAACCGCTCAAGCGAAAGCTAATGGCGGCGATGGCACAGCTCAATTGCGGTTCGTGTGGTTACCTATGCCAAACTTACGCCGAAGCAATCGAATCGGGAGCCGAATCAAACGTAACGCTTTGCAGTCCTGGCGGAAAGGAAACAAAGCAAATGATCAAGCAATTGCTAAAGGAAGGCGGTAGTGCGGAAACGAATGGCAAATCGGCCACCAATGGCACGCCAGCAACCAACGGTGCGGCAAACGGATACTCACGATCCAATCCTTATGGCGCAGCGATTATTGAATCACGTCCTCTCAATAAAGAGGGTTCGGCAAAGGATACGCGGCATGTGGCGATCGATCTCGCAGGCTCTGGCCTGAACTACGAAGTCGGGGACGCCTTGGGGATCTATCCCGAGAACTGCGGCGAACTGGTTTCGCAAATTATCGACCGGATCGGCGCTGATCCCAACCTATCTTTGACGTCTTCCGATGGTAGTCGCAAGACGCTTCGCGAAGCATTGCAGCAGGACTTCTGTTTGAAAGATCCTTCGGACGAGTTGCTGTTACTGGTCATTGCTCGTGCCAACGAAGAGACAGCCAAAGATCTCTTGCACACCATGATCGACGAGGGGGTTCCCGAAGGTTTTGATGTGCTTGATGTATTGGAAGTCGCCAATGTCGAATCGCTAACATGTACCGAGTTCCTCGAAACGCTGGAACCATTGAATCCACGTCTCTACTCAATCGCGTCGAGTATGAGCCAAGTCGGTGACCAAGTTCATCTAACCGTCGGCAAAGTGGTGTATGAACGAGAGGGGCGGGTTCGAAAGGGCGCTGCAAGTACCATGTTGGCTGATCGTGTCGTGCAAGGAAGCACGGTGCGAGTATTCACGCAGCCCAATCATGGTGGATTCACCATCCCTAGAGATCCGAACTCGCCCATGATTATGGTGGGACCTGGCACTGGTATCGCACCGTTCATGGCGTTCTTGCAAGAACGGAACGCTCAAAAGTCGCCGGGTAAGAACTGGCTATTCTTCGGCGATCAACACGAAGCGTTCGATTTTCTTTACGAAGACGAGCTCAAGAAGTATGCGTCCAGTGGCTTGCTCACTAAACTCGACACGGCGTTCAGTCGCGATGGTGACAAGAAGGTTTATGTCCAAGATCGAATGCGAGAAAACGCGTCTGAGCTTTGGCAATGGATTCAAGAGGGCGGCTATTTCTTCGTTTGTGGCGACGCATCTCGGATGGCGGCCGACGTCGATCGAGCACTCGCTGATATCATTGCAGAACAAGGCAACATGTCAGCCGACGATGCGAAAGCCTATCTCAAACGACTGGTGGACGAAAAAAGGTATGTCCGAGACGTTTACTAA
- a CDS encoding serine/threonine protein kinase — MPQSPHKPWHNSDSLISEPWLTELIQSYEKDWQRVIESSASEAKIETPSFDALLQRLEQHEIDENKRTLAKSTLRLIDQYYRETLDTKISDDNRDDNNSRNSSYEEPTIDSFSPADANSAQEVTLDTGAIDRDVAVESRSENEVTIAGKSAPSGELPVRVHPGSGSANTPVEGMDDTADFSVGEARAIGTAKVGRSNIRPSAKGRSNFNALPPGESIGDYEIKSVLGQGGMGVVYLANQKSLDRLVALKMILDGSRVNQAMLDRFDAEAKAIAKLQHENIVRIYEVGEHDDHPYFSLEFIKGATLGDLIRSNPMTPSEAARVLESVARGLQYAHEQNIIHRDIKPANILLTSDGTPKISDFGLAREIERDQSLSITGAVVGTPGYMAPEQARAATDIGPAADIWGMGAMLYAMLTGRAPFVGSNPGESVMMLLREEPVPPSRLRIKIPKDLETICLKCLEKDPSRRYIDARHLADDLAKFQRGEPISARPISLWERLIRWCKRNPTIAVPSGLAACLALALAVGGPLAAGTIYQQKTEVEKSNKALEVSNNKLVVSEEEERKARQLAEQNEQLAEQNAERARASEAVAVKAKETAQRNAESAQAGYKQAVDALKSLVFGVLRKLDDRPGMSDVREELLNTAREGLARLDSTASDPTQNNIIAAGTLRRLGDANLETGRVEAARQCYARCLDVVASLDKENKLPGRFHNLSTAHDLLGQSLRALGKMNEAKSQFETALTLRRQWLNQEPSNQGVRQNIAATLGRLAYVDMDLGNLDAAQEWFEESAQIREDSAKDDHFSIGAQLEWIGAKWSLEKLRVRNGDLKAATGNLTKIAKDLNKISDENPFMVAPAWNAGLMQADLATWNLYLGNHAIALQFANDSATRLQKLKKQEKKNLKLSESLAESLHLKAICIKLHSTEASDELDATAQHALREAVSLRQEILEADPSLGLIQLRLANDLAQLGETDQAKKILEQIEIPSHAHSSWWQAFAVANAQLATALKTDPAYSGNSDGLIKQQNYFSERAVSAIKAGMAENQIPSAFVKLAPEITSLRELPIWDELVDSP, encoded by the coding sequence ATGCCCCAGAGCCCTCATAAGCCATGGCACAACTCCGATAGTTTGATCAGCGAACCCTGGTTGACCGAGTTGATTCAGTCGTACGAAAAAGATTGGCAAAGAGTTATCGAATCGTCGGCCTCTGAGGCGAAGATAGAAACGCCCAGCTTTGATGCGTTGTTGCAACGACTCGAACAGCATGAGATTGATGAAAACAAGCGAACACTCGCGAAGTCAACTCTGCGATTAATTGACCAGTACTATCGTGAAACACTCGACACAAAGATCTCAGACGATAACCGCGATGATAACAACTCTCGCAATTCGTCATACGAGGAACCAACCATTGATTCCTTCTCGCCTGCCGATGCCAACTCGGCTCAAGAAGTCACACTCGATACAGGTGCTATAGACCGCGACGTTGCTGTTGAATCAAGATCTGAAAACGAAGTTACCATAGCAGGGAAATCAGCACCCAGTGGTGAACTTCCCGTTCGCGTTCATCCGGGGAGTGGATCGGCTAACACCCCTGTCGAAGGTATGGACGACACTGCGGACTTTTCGGTCGGCGAAGCACGTGCGATTGGAACCGCAAAGGTAGGCCGCAGTAATATTCGACCCTCAGCAAAGGGCAGGTCAAATTTCAATGCGTTGCCACCGGGTGAATCGATCGGTGACTACGAAATCAAAAGTGTGCTTGGCCAAGGTGGCATGGGTGTCGTTTACTTGGCAAATCAAAAAAGCCTTGACCGACTTGTAGCACTCAAAATGATTCTGGACGGAAGTCGCGTAAATCAAGCAATGCTAGATCGTTTTGACGCTGAAGCTAAAGCAATTGCGAAGCTTCAGCACGAAAATATCGTGCGGATCTATGAAGTTGGCGAGCACGACGACCACCCGTACTTTTCTCTTGAGTTCATTAAGGGAGCAACACTCGGTGATTTAATCCGAAGCAATCCAATGACCCCGAGCGAAGCTGCTAGAGTTCTTGAGTCTGTCGCCAGAGGACTTCAATACGCTCATGAGCAGAATATCATTCACCGAGACATCAAACCGGCGAATATTCTGCTAACAAGCGACGGTACCCCGAAAATTTCGGACTTCGGATTGGCTCGTGAGATAGAGCGAGACCAATCGCTAAGCATCACAGGCGCGGTCGTGGGAACCCCTGGATACATGGCACCCGAGCAAGCCAGGGCTGCCACCGACATCGGTCCTGCCGCTGACATTTGGGGCATGGGCGCCATGCTATACGCAATGCTAACGGGTCGAGCTCCATTTGTGGGATCGAACCCTGGCGAATCCGTGATGATGTTGCTGCGGGAAGAACCGGTTCCTCCTAGTCGTCTGCGAATTAAGATACCTAAAGACCTAGAAACCATCTGCCTCAAGTGCCTTGAGAAAGATCCTTCGCGACGCTACATCGACGCGAGACATCTTGCGGATGACCTTGCCAAATTTCAACGTGGCGAACCTATCTCTGCCCGCCCCATCTCCTTATGGGAACGATTAATTCGTTGGTGTAAACGCAATCCTACAATCGCGGTGCCAAGTGGTCTTGCCGCTTGTTTGGCATTGGCCTTAGCCGTCGGAGGACCGCTAGCAGCAGGCACAATCTACCAGCAAAAAACGGAAGTCGAAAAATCAAACAAAGCTCTCGAAGTTAGCAACAACAAGCTAGTTGTTAGTGAAGAAGAAGAACGTAAAGCGCGCCAACTTGCCGAACAAAACGAACAGCTCGCTGAACAGAATGCCGAGCGTGCCAGAGCATCCGAAGCGGTCGCCGTAAAAGCCAAGGAAACCGCTCAGCGAAATGCCGAATCCGCTCAAGCCGGGTATAAGCAAGCCGTTGATGCGCTGAAATCACTTGTGTTTGGAGTGCTAAGAAAACTTGATGACCGCCCTGGCATGAGTGATGTGCGGGAGGAACTGCTTAATACCGCTCGAGAAGGACTCGCAAGACTCGATTCGACCGCGTCGGATCCAACTCAAAACAATATCATTGCCGCGGGGACACTGCGTCGACTCGGCGATGCGAACCTTGAAACTGGTAGAGTCGAAGCGGCTCGACAATGTTACGCACGATGTCTTGACGTTGTCGCATCACTTGACAAGGAAAACAAGCTTCCCGGTCGATTCCACAATCTTTCCACCGCACACGATTTACTCGGCCAATCACTTCGTGCATTGGGAAAGATGAATGAAGCGAAGAGCCAATTCGAAACCGCACTCACTCTACGAAGACAATGGCTTAATCAAGAACCCAGCAATCAAGGAGTCCGACAGAACATCGCCGCAACGCTGGGTCGGCTTGCTTATGTTGACATGGACCTGGGAAACCTAGACGCGGCACAGGAGTGGTTCGAAGAATCCGCTCAAATTCGCGAAGACTCGGCTAAGGACGACCATTTTTCAATTGGTGCCCAGCTTGAATGGATCGGCGCCAAATGGTCGTTAGAAAAACTGAGAGTCCGAAACGGCGATCTGAAAGCTGCGACAGGAAATCTTACGAAGATCGCTAAAGACCTTAACAAGATTAGCGACGAAAACCCTTTCATGGTTGCCCCCGCCTGGAATGCTGGTCTTATGCAAGCGGACCTCGCTACCTGGAATCTATACCTAGGGAATCATGCAATAGCACTTCAGTTTGCGAACGATAGCGCAACTCGACTACAGAAGCTCAAGAAGCAGGAAAAGAAAAACTTAAAGCTCAGTGAAAGCCTCGCCGAATCACTTCACCTCAAGGCCATTTGCATAAAGCTTCATTCAACGGAGGCTTCCGATGAACTAGATGCGACCGCTCAACATGCATTACGTGAAGCAGTTTCGCTCCGTCAAGAAATATTAGAGGCGGATCCCTCCCTAGGCTTGATTCAACTACGTCTCGCAAACGACTTGGCTCAGCTAGGAGAAACCGACCAAGCGAAGAAGATTCTTGAGCAAATCGAGATTCCCAGTCATGCTCACAGTTCGTGGTGGCAAGCGTTCGCGGTTGCCAATGCACAACTTGCTACCGCCTTGAAAACCGACCCAGCATACAGTGGAAACAGTGACGGTTTAATCAAACAACAGAACTATTTTAGTGAGCGAGCAGTCTCAGCTATCAAAGCGGGCATGGCCGAAAATCAAATCCCCAGTGCATTTGTGAAACTTGCCCCAGAGATTACATCGCTTCGAGAACTTCCAATTTGGGATGAATTAGTCGATTCCCCCTAA
- a CDS encoding PEP-CTERM sorting domain-containing protein has product MFSPAKAAFVIEVDSDTMFAGETKTLNVTIRSVGVPDDLNFFVFDLVLTPITPLPASSDDVRFVDPGISTEPFAATPSYVFSGNSNAAISGNAITSTTQTSYANDTLTITDLSGDFNDIPVLTSPTLIAQFDLQTAMNAATGIYEVSVIDPFADDFNGTEPAMSSVSGFIEITVVPEPSSMLGLVVGILGGHLILRRRHQQDFRMRGMT; this is encoded by the coding sequence ATGTTCTCACCTGCAAAAGCAGCATTTGTGATTGAAGTAGACAGCGACACGATGTTTGCGGGTGAAACGAAAACACTGAATGTCACGATTCGAAGCGTGGGAGTACCGGACGACTTAAACTTCTTTGTTTTCGACTTAGTCTTGACTCCGATTACTCCTTTGCCAGCATCATCTGATGATGTCAGATTTGTTGACCCAGGGATCTCGACAGAGCCATTTGCAGCAACGCCAAGTTACGTATTTTCGGGAAACAGCAACGCCGCTATAAGTGGCAACGCGATTACGTCGACTACTCAAACATCGTATGCCAACGATACGCTAACCATTACGGATCTCTCTGGTGACTTTAATGACATACCCGTTCTTACCAGTCCGACGTTGATCGCACAGTTTGACCTACAGACGGCGATGAATGCCGCAACTGGGATCTATGAAGTGTCCGTCATCGATCCATTCGCGGATGACTTCAATGGTACCGAACCTGCTATGAGTTCAGTATCAGGTTTTATAGAGATCACTGTTGTGCCTGAACCATCCTCAATGCTGGGGCTAGTTGTTGGTATTCTCGGTGGACACCTGATCTTGCGGCGTAGGCACCAACAAGACTTCCGTATGCGGGGCATGACATGA